A single genomic interval of Penicillium psychrofluorescens genome assembly, chromosome: 2 harbors:
- a CDS encoding uncharacterized protein (ID:PFLUO_002902-T1.cds;~source:funannotate), producing the protein MEIVSSAASVIAVIQLAGSVVKSCGGYIKQVKDAQKEILSLQQELGDLLKVLEKLSELLQSTQDTTLSTSETVRDELLKCHTVLEALKGKIDPGNGKKAMSRMVFRALKWPLTSTEAERAKEDLERCKLSLNLDLQIYQTTRITDIARTSDRIDRKEDLKQLPLVAEAEFGSYMDQHEDECLSGTRTELLCQITDWATKVDNIPHCG; encoded by the exons ATGGAGATTGTGTCATCAGCAGCGAGTGTGATTGCGGTCATCCAACTGGCAGGGAGTGTTGTGAAGAGTTGTGGGGGCTACATTAAGCAGGTGAAAGATGCCCAGAAAGAGATTCTCTCCTTGCAACAAGAGCTTGGCGATCTCTTGAAGGTGCTGGAGAAACTGTCCGAGCTTCTTCAGAGCACCCAGGACACAACGCTGTCTACGTCCGAGACGGTACGTGACGAGCTCTTAAAATGCCACACAGTCTTGGAGGCCTTGAAAGGCAAAATAGATCCTGGAAATGGAAAGAAGGCCATGAGCAGAATGGTTTTTCGGGCCTTGAAGTGGCCCTTGACTTCTACTGAAGCGGAGAGAGCCAAGGAGGACCTCGAGCGATGCAAATTGTCATTGAATCTGGACTTGCAGATTTATCAGAC CACTCGCATCACTGATATCGCACGAACGAGTGATCGTATTGACCGAAAGGAAGACTTGAAGCAGTTGCCACTTGTAGCTGAGGCTGAGTTTGGTTCATACATGGACCAGCATGAAGACGAATGCCTCTCGGGGACCAGGACTGAATTACTTTGCCAGATTACTGACTGGGCGAC GAAAGTCGACAATATCCCGCACTGTGGCTAA
- a CDS encoding uncharacterized protein (ID:PFLUO_002903-T1.cds;~source:funannotate) — protein MAAHTTPALSALSGPTYTTAQTLIQQVAYLLSDKIFSYSPETFDLDAALREWSSGRETNANGESPVVKTMETRQGAGNIALGYLFSQDFDLKKRHVPQGIVASSATLPYMRAALEQLSLLYSVASPVAAHVAAVDYAGEEGLVSDYASVLSLAEDLGMGLVSSGSAHESQHMALFTTLLASVLPSIHIYDGVRVGRETTRVIDVLDQDGLNRTYEAVRKTLDDSRNRHLDAQGKVLDLLKTLNGELGTDYGAFEYHGHSEPVSVLVAFGTVEAALTAQVARSLAKDGVRVGVVNVRVYRPFVEEEFLRVLPQSTKTVGILGQVVNEEAVQEEGTHSALYEDVLAALTFATGREHAPACVEIKYARSQRWDLITAAAAFQRIFDKPILPVNTETNQSAPLRLLDPATVQEYTFWDVDSSVSVDATRTLSQALAADSASNVTASNTHDNLVQGGAVRIDIRKSAKILDAPYAVTAADVSYVGDIKLLKDVDVLASVKDNAKVIVSAPGIKDEDLEKKLPAAFKQTVAHRGISLFVVDPSVTEDQSLDALVLQAAFFRVALPSQENVGTKKLSSIAGNAEALEKVIKDLDTMLRQIEIPESWKEPEEANETLELQKDLSINSFAPFDKADTEPSTLLKDWETAARGLAFKEAFGTKTALRPDLATKTFTVHVKENRRLTPTTYDRNIFHIEFDLGDSGLTYDIGEALGIHPENDPKDITDFIAFYGLNPDAIVEVPSREDPTVLENRTVYQALVQNVDIFGRPPKRFYEALADFATDEKEKTSLRTLGGPDGAVEFKRRAEVDTVTFADILLEYPSAHPEFHDIVRIIGPLKRREYSIASCQKVTPTTVALMIVAVNWVDPNGRDRFGMATRYLSRLRVGTPITVSVKSSVMKLPPKSTQPLIMAGLGTGLAPFRAFVQHRALEKAQGKEIGAVLLYMGSRHQREEYCYGEEWEAYQEAGVITLLGRAFSRDQPEKIYIQDRMRQTLPEIIQAYMREEGAFYLCGPTWPVPDVTTVLEEAIATEAKNNGKKVETRKEIEKLKDAERYVLEVY, from the coding sequence ATGGCCGCTCATACCACTCCGGCCCTGTCGGCCTTGTCTGGCCCGACATATACCACAGCCCAGACGTTGATCCAGCAGGTGGCGTACCTGTTGAGCGACAAGATCTTCTCCTACTCGCCCGAAACATTCGACTTGGATGCCGCCCTTCGTGAATGGTCCTCGGGTCGGGAGACGAATGCAAATGGCGAGTCTCCCGTCGTCAAGACCATGGAGACCCGCCAGGGCGCCGGCAACATCGCTCTCGGCTACCTCTTCTCGCAGGATTTTGATCTGAAGAAGCGTCATGTGCCGCAGGGCATCGTTGCCTCCTCCGCTACCCTTCCGTACATGCGCGCGGCGCTGGAGCAACTCTCGCTGCTCTATTCAGTCGCCAGCCCCGTCGCTGCCCACGTCGCCGCTGTCGACTatgccggcgaggagggtTTGGTCTCCGACTATGCTTCTGTTCTCTCGCTTGCCGAGGATCTCGGAATGGGTCTGGTCTCCAGCGGCTCGGCTCATGAGTCTCAACACATGGCTCTGTTCACGACGCTCCTTGCCTCTGTCCTCCCTTCGATCCATATCTATGACGGTGTCCGCGTTGGCCGTGAGACTACCCGGGTCATCGATGTTCTCGATCAGGATGGGCTGAACCGTACATACGAGGCTGTCCGCAAGACTCTGGACGATTCTCGTAATCGCCACCTGGATGCCCAGGGCAAGGTTTTGGACTTGCTCAAGACCCTGAATGGAGAACTGGGAACCGACTATGGTGCCTTCGAGTACCATGGTCACTCGGAGCCTGTCTCCGTTCTGGTGGCCTTTGGCACTGTCGAGGCTGCTCTCACTGCTCAGGTCGCCCGGTCGTTGGCCAAGGACGGTGTCCGTGTGGGAGTCGTCAATGTCCGTGTCTATCGCCCctttgtcgaggaggagTTCCTGCGCGTTCTTCCTCAGTCCACCAAGACCGTCGGCATTCTTGGCCAAGTGGTCAACGAGGAGGCTGTCCAGGAGGAGGGAACCCACTCTGCCCTCTACGAGGATGTGCTTGCCGCTTTGACCTTTGCCACGGGCCGTGAGCATGCTCCGGCCTGCGTCGAAATCAAGTATGCTCGCTCCCAGCGCTGGGACCTGATCACAGCCGCTGCTGCATTCCAGCGTATCTTTGACAAACCGATCCTGCCGGTCAACACTGAGACAAACCAGAGTGCGCCTCTGCGGTTGTTGGACCCCGCTACCGTCCAGGAATACACTTTCTGGGATGTCGATAGCTCTGTCTCCGTGGATGCCACTCGCACCCTCAGCCAGGCTCTTGCCGCCGACTCGGCGAGCAATGTCACCGCCAGCAACACACACGATAACCTGGTGCAGGGCGGTGCTGTCCGCATCGATATCCGGAAGAGTGCTAAGATCCTGGATGCTCCTTATGCCGTGACAGCTGCGGACGTTTCTTATGTTGGAGACATCAAGCTGCTGAAGGACGTTGATGTGCTCGCTTCTGTCAAGGATAACGCCAAGGTCATTGTCAGTGCCCCGGGTATCAAGGATGaagatctggagaagaagctgcCTGCTGCCTTCAAGCAAACCGTGGCTCACCGCGgcatctctctctttgttgtCGACCCTTCGGTTACTGAAGATCAGTCCCTTGACGCCCTTGTTTTGCAGGCTGCGTTCTTTCGTGTTGCTCTGCCTTCCCAAGAGAATGTGGGAACCAAGAAGCTGTCATCGATTGCCGGCAATGCCGAAGCCCTGGAGAAGGTGATCAAGGATCTTGACACGATGCTGCGCCAGATCGAGATTCCTGAATCCTGGAAGGAGCCCGAGGAGGCCAATGAAACCCTTGAGCTCCAGAAGGATCTCTCGATCAACAGCTTCGCCCccttcgacaaggccgacaCCGAGCCGTCGACCCTTCTCAAAGACTGGGAGACTGCTGCTCGTGGTCTGGCGTTCAAGGAGGCTTTCGGCACCAAGACCGCTCTCCGCCCTGACCTGGCCACGAAGACTTTCACTGTGCACGTTAAAGAGAACCGTCGCCTCACCCCCACCACCTATGATCGCAACATCTTCCACATCGAATTCGACCTTGGCGACTCTGGCCTGACGTATGACATCGGTGAGGCCCTCGGTATCCACCCCGAGAACGACCCCAAGGATATCACCGACTTCATCGCCTTCTACGGGTTAAACCCCGACGCCATCGTCGAAGTTCCAAGCCGCGAAGACCCCACCGTGCTGGAGAACCGGACGGTGTACCAAGCACTCGTCCAAAATGTCGATATCTTCGGCCGCCCACCCAAGCGATTCTACGAGGCCCTCGCCGACTTCGCCACggacgagaaggagaagacctcCCTCCGAACCCTGGGCGGCCCCGACGGCGCCGTGGAGTTCAAGCGCCGCGCCGAAGTCGACACTGTGACTTTTGCCGACATCCTGCTGGAGTACCCATCTGCGCACCCAGAATTCCACGACATCGTCCGCATCATCGGCCCGCTGAAGCGCCGCGAGTACTCCATCGCCTCTTGCCAAAAGGTAACCCCAACGACGGTGGCGCTGATGATCGTCGCCGTGAACTGGGTCGACCCCAACGGCCGCGATCGCTTCGGCATGGCCACCCGCTACCTAAGCCGACTGCGAGTTGGCACCCCGATCACAGTCAGCGTCAAGTCGAGCGTGATGAAGCTGCCCCCCAAGTCGACGCAGCCGCTGATCATGGCCGGTCTGGGTACAGGCCTGGCGCCGTTCCGCGCATTCGTGCAGCACCGCGCCCTCGAGaaggcccagggcaaggagATCGGCGCTGTTTTGCTGTACATGGGTTCGCGCCACCAGCGCGAGGAGTACTGCTACGGCGAGGAGTGGGAGGCCTATCAGGAGGCCGGCGTGATCACTCTTCTCGGTCGTGCCTTCTCGCGCGACCAGCCAGAGAAGATCTATATCCAGGACCGCATGCGCCAGACCCTGCCTGAGATTATCCAGGCTTATATGCGCGAGGAGGGCGCTTTCTACCTCTGTGGTCCTACCTGGCCCGTTCCTGATGTCACGaccgtgctggaggaggctATTGCCACCGAAGCGAAGAATaatggcaagaaggtcgagacccgcaaggagatcgagaagctcaaggacGCGGAGCGCTATGTTCTGGAAGTTTACTAG
- a CDS encoding uncharacterized protein (ID:PFLUO_002904-T1.cds;~source:funannotate), producing MATNSPNPIPFSEPPYLRGLPSPYITPAHRQFQQACRKFAWENLIQHALEWEREGTVPDHVFGTFCKHNMLLPNMPAPLPVEWCKKLGINDILGVKVEDWDYIYTGIYCDEMARSGLSGPGGSLNAGFAFGIPPIVKFGSPQLQDRFLPDLLTGKKRSCIAITEPEAGSDVANIVTTATKSADGKHYIINGTKKWITNGIWSDYATMAVRTGGKGPTGLSVLVVPLKNHPGVNMRRLKVSGQVAGGTTYIELDDVKVPVENLVGKEGDGMRIIMTNFNHERLVISVGVTRSARVALSAAFAYCLKREAFGKTLMDQPVVRHRLAKAGAELETMWAWVEQILYQLCHMSKEESDRQLGGLTALAKAKSAMVLNECAQCAVLLFGGNGFTKTGQGELVEAILRDVPGARIPGGSEDVLLDLSVRQLVKVYQAQEKMLSQSSKI from the exons ATGGCCACCAACTCCCCCAATCCCATTCCCTTCTCCGAGCCGCCCTACCTGCGCGGGCTGCCGTCGCCGTACATCACGCCCGCCCACCGGCAATTCCAGCAAGCATGCCGCAAATTCGCCTGGGAGAACCTAATCCAGCATGCGCTGGAGTGGGAGCGGGAGGGGACGGTTCCCGACCACGTCTTCGGCACATTCTGCAAGCATAACATGCTGCTGCCCAACATGCCTGCGCCCTTGCCCGTCGAGTGGTGCAAAAAGTTGGGGATCAATGATATCCTGGGTGTCAAGGTGGAGGATTGGGATTATATCTACACAGGCATCTATTGCGACGAG ATGGCCCGGTCCGGCCTCTCTGGTCCCGGTGGCTCGTTGAATGCTGGCTTTGCCTTTGGTATCCCGCCGATTGTCAAGTTTGGCAGCCCCCAGCTGCAGGATCGCTTCCTTCCCGATCTCCTGACTGGCAAGAAGCGCTCTTGTATTGCTATCACGGAACCGGAGGCTGGCAGTGATGTCGCCAACATCGTCACGACCGCGACTAAGAGTGCGGACGGCAAACACTACATTATCAATGGAACGAAGAAATG GATCACCAACGGCATCTGGTCGGACTAtgccaccatggccgtccgTACTGGCGGGAAAGGTCCCACCGGCCTCTCGGTGCTAGTGGTACCTCTGAAGAACCACCCGGGCGTCAACATGCGCCGACTCAAAGTCTCCGGGCAGGTCGCCGGGGGAACGACATACATCGAACTGGACGACGTCAAAGTCCCCGTCGAGAACTTGGTCGGAAAAGAAGGCGACGGCATGCGCATCATCATGACCAACTTCAACCACGAGCGTCTCGTCATCTCCGTCGGTGTCACTCGCTCGGCACGCGTGGCGCTGTCCGCTGCCTTTGCATACTGCCTCAAGCGCGAGGCCTTTGGCAAGACGCTCATGGACCAGCCTGTTGTTCGGCACCGACTGGCCAAGGCTGGTGCAGAGCTGGAGACGATGTGGGCGTGGGTCGAGCAGATTTTGTATCAGCTGTGCCATATGTCCAAGGAGGAGAGTGATCGCCAGCTTGGTGGGCTGACGGCGCTGGCGAAAGCCAAGTCCGCCATGGTGCTGAATGAGTGTGCTCAGTGTGCGGTGCTACTGTTTGGCGGCAATGGTTTCACGAAGACGGGCCAGGGTGAACTTGTTGAAG CTATTCTGCGCGATGTTCCTGGGGCACGGATTCCCGGTGGCTCGGAGGACGTTCTACTGGACCTGTCTGTCCGCCAATTGGTCAAAGTCTACCAGGCTCAGGAGAAGATGCTCTCCCAGAGCTCCAAGATTTGA
- a CDS encoding uncharacterized protein (ID:PFLUO_002905-T1.cds;~source:funannotate) — protein sequence MIGATGMVGAHILNSLIANPAITRIDTISRRTPQAAAEAPQAKLTTIVTNETSTWASQLSALTPTPSIFISAFATTRGAAGGFENQYKIEHGLNIEMAKAAHEAGSKVFVLISSSGASKTSSIPYSRMKGEIEEDIKALGFEHTVILRPGLIAGTREESRPLEAAARFVAGWAGKLHSTLKDSWAQEANVIGRAAVNAGLKALEGDVPAGSEKVWVLSGSDIIKLGNESS from the exons ATGATCGGCGCCACTGGGATGGTG GGCGCCCACATCCTAAACAGCCTCATCGCCAACCCCGCTATCACCCGCATCGACACCATCTCCCGGCGCACCCCGCAAGCCGCCGCAGAAGCCCCCCAAGCCAAGCTCACCACGATCGTCACGAACGAGACCTCCACTTGGGCCAGCCAGCTCTCAGCGCTAACACCCACAcccagcatcttcatctcaGCCTTCGCGACGACAcgcggcgccgccggcggctTCGAGAACCAGTACAAGATTGAGCACGGGCTGAACATCgaaatggccaaggccgcGCACGAGGCCGGCTCGAAGGTGTTCGTGctcatctcctccagcggcgcGAGCAAGACCTCGTCCATCCCGTACTCCCGGATGAagggcgagatcgaggaggatATCAAGGCGCTGGGCTTTGAGCATACCGTTATCCTGCGTCCCGGGTTGATTGCTGGCACTCGGGAGGAGAGTCGGCCGCTCGAGGCCGCGGCAAGGTTTGTTGCTGGTTGGGCGGGCAAGTTGCATTCTACTTTGAAGGATTCGTGGGCCCAGGAGGCCAATGTTATTGGACGTGCCGCTGTTAACGCTGGGctcaaggccctggaggGGGATGTGCCTGCTGGCAGTGAGAAGGTCTGGGTGCTGAGTGGGAGTGATATCATCAAGTTGGGTAATGAGTCGTCTTGA
- a CDS encoding uncharacterized protein (ID:PFLUO_002906-T1.cds;~source:funannotate), with product MKARQGRRIVRKILEFFHLSSPSKPSSPWRDASARGTEKAFLSIRPLDLSQGNRLLLGTTDDLDNPPEYSSNTISSAPPLSREELEIRIIQLWKAIWLGLYKVKDTEGPSHYDWLQALSRGAGFGNSYGVLGSLNRHFLQYSTINGMASLKLFDNMSMSTLRCVVGILEAYESEIPNLEQLYSILRRAQISLHQRLDDNGRDDSRKALFKKQYLALAEPMGRRLAHYDNRMDVLAIDMYEEAATLRGDGSRDTGQHVYYRAFSCCW from the exons ATGAAGGCCCGACAAGGACGCAGGATTGtgcgcaagatcctcgagtTCTTTCACCTATCCTCCCCATCGAAGCCGTCGAGTCCTTGGAGAGA TGCAAGTGCCCGTGGTACAGAGAAAGCTTTCCTCTCAATCCGTCCGCTAGATCTTTCTCAGGGCAATAGGCTGCTTCTGGGGACAACTGACGATCTGGACAATCCGCCCGAATACAGCTCTAACACGATTTCGTCAGCACCGCCTCTCTCGCGCGAAGAGCTGGAAATCCGTATCATCCAGCTATGGAAGGCTATTTGGCTGGGTCTGTACAAAGTGAAAGACACCGAGGGCCCCTCGCACTACGACTGGCTGCAAGCCCTGtctcgaggagcaggttTTGGCAACTCGTATGGGGTGCTGGGATCTCTGAATCGCCATTTCCTGCAGTATAGCACCATCAACGGCATGGCATCGCTGAAACTATTTGATAACATGTCGATGTCTACGCTCCGGTGTGTCGTTGGTATCTTAGAAGCGTATGAGAGCGAGATCCCGAATCTCGAGCAGCTCTATTCGATCCTGCGTCGGGCGCAGATTAGCCTGCATCAGAGACTCGATGATAACGGCAGGGATGACTCTCGGAAGGCTCTTTTCAAAAAGCAGTATTTGGCCCTTGCCGAGCCGATGGGAAGGAGACTTGCGCACTATGATAATCGCATGGATGTCTTGGCCATCGACATGTATGAGGAGGCGGCGACGCTGCGGGGGGATGGTTCGAGAGATACGGGACAGCATGTATACTATAGGGCATTTTCGTGCTGCTGGTGA